The stretch of DNA tttttttagagtctgggattccactaccggtatttacaaataccggtagtggtatgtatggttttcattttttttttttttagaatctgggattccactaccggtatttgtaaataccggtagtggtatgtatgctATTCGGAGAACAGGCCAAGGAGATAGGTTGTAAATCATCAGGAGAACAGGCCATGAACTATGGTTAGTACTTTGATTACCAAACGGATTCATTCCATCAGTAGCAAGTCCAAGTCTAAGGTTTCTCGACTCTTTGCCAAAATTTGGAAACAAAGAGTCAATTTTCTTCCATTGCAAAGAATCAGCTACATGGCGAATTTGGCCatcacattttctctcttctgCATGCCATCTAAGATTCTTTGCGTCATTTGCATTAGCAAACAATCTCTTGAACCTTGAAATTATTGGTAGGTACCATACGACTTTCGCGGGAGGACCCGTTTTGGTCACCTCATCATCACTAGAATcaccatctttctttttgtagcGAGACGCCTTACATGTCGGACAATGATTATAGTTTACAAACTCTTTTCGGTATAATATACAATCATTAGGGCATGCATGTATCTTTTCATACTCCAAACCCATTGGACACAATACTTTTTTCGCCTCGTAATAACGATTTGGCATTACATTACCTTCTGGAAGCATTTGTATCAACAATTCAAGCAATTCAGTGAAACTTTTGTCGGTCCACCCATTTTTTGCtttcaaattaaacaattttaacacCGCAGACAAACGGGTAAAATTTGTGCATCCCGGATACAATGGTTCATCCTTGTCACTGCATAAAGTTTCATACACATGCGCCCTCTTAAACGAATCTTCTCCAATATCACGCATCATGTCTTCCAGTCGATCATCGATATCCACACTACCACTTTCTCTATGGGACACACTTGGCGTTGCAACTACTTCACCGTGCCATATCCattgtgtataattttgacaaatcccGTCACAAATTAGATGATTCATGATTTCTTTCTTAGTACGTTTTGGTTCTTTATTTGCACAATTTATACACGGACATAGAAAAAGTGGAGGAAATTC from Trifolium pratense cultivar HEN17-A07 linkage group LG5, ARS_RC_1.1, whole genome shotgun sequence encodes:
- the LOC123886486 gene encoding uncharacterized protein LOC123886486; protein product: MDRSWMRANRLSTEYRHGVMEFLQFAESNAELERPPPEFPPLFLCPCINCANKEPKRTKKEIMNHLICDGICQNYTQWIWHGEVVATPSVSHRESGSVDIDDRLEDMMRDIGEDSFKRAHVYETLCSDKDEPLYPGCTNFTRLSAVLKLFNLKAKNGWTDKSFTELLELLIQMLPEGNVMPNRYYEAKKVLCPMGLEYEKIHACPNDCILYRKEFVNYNHCPTCKASRYKKKDGDSSDDEVTKTGPPAKVVWYLPIISRFKRLFANANDAKNLRWHAEERKCDGQIRHVADSLQWKKIDSLFPNFGKESRNLRLGLATDGMNPFGNQSTNHSSWPVLLMIYNLSPWPVLRIAYIPLPMDILKNVNCVSSEDCRAKRLSKEAIGRMHYTVVTDEINKNTEALFSNFD